CCTCGTCGTCGTGCCTGTGGCCGCGTGGCAGGGCCACTGCCTCCCCGCCCAGCGTCACTGTGGCCGTGCTGCCCAGGCTGGTCGGCAGGGTTTCCAGCGCGGCGGATTCGCCGGCGTCGGCGTGTCCCGCACCGGTGTGTCCCGCGCCGGCGTGGCCCGCGTCAGTTTGTCCCGCGTCGGCGCGGCCTGCCTGCGGGCCCTCATGGTGCGCGGCAGCGGCGGCTGCGGCAATGCTGGCCAGCGCGGCGCGCGCCTGCGTGGCCTTTTGCAGCCGCTCGGCCTCCGTGGCCTCGTCAATGACGGGCGCCTCCACGTGGTCGTGCACGTCTTGGTGGTCGCCGTCCGGATGGGAACGGTTGCGGTTGCGCTTCCGTTCGCTGCGGGTGGAGCGGTTGGCGGTGCGTTCGGCCTCGCGGTGGTCGTTGCGGCCCGGCTGCGGATGGTGCTGCTCGGCGGCCACCGTGTGGACGCGGCGGTGCTCCACCGGGATTTCATGGGTGACCATGCCGCGCCCGGCGCAGGCCTCGCACTGCTCGCCAAACACTTCCAGCAGGCCGGTGCCCATGCGCTTTCGCGTCATCTGCACCAGGCCCAGGCTGGTGACCTCTGCCACCTGGTGCTTGGTCCTGTCGCGGCCCAGGCATTCGACCAGGCGGCGCAGCACCAGGTCGCGGTTGGATTCGAGGACCATGTCGATGAAGTCGATGACGATGATGCCGCCGATGTCGCGCAGGCGCAGCTGGCGGACCACTTCCTCGGCCGCTTCCAGGTTGTTCTTGGTGACGGTTTCCTCGAGGTTGCCGCCGGAGCCGGTGAACTTTCCGGTGTTGACATCGACCACGGTCATGGCTTCGGTGCGGTCGATGACCAGCGAGCCGCCGGAAGGCAGGAACACCTTCCGTTCCAGGGCCTTGGAGATCTGCTCGTCGATGCGGTGGGCGCCGAAGATGTCCTCCGCCTTGGTCCACTTTTCCAGCCGGTCCAGCAGGTCCGGGGCCACGTAGGTGACATAGGCCTCGATGGTGTCCCACGCTTCTTCGCCGGCGACGATCAGCTTGGTGAAGTCCTCGTTGAAGACGTCGCGGACCACCTTGATGGTCAGGTCGGGTTCGGCGTAGAGCATTTCCGGGGCGAGCGTCTTGGTGGATGTGGCCCGGGTGTTGATGCCTTCCCACTGGGCGCGCAGCCGGTTGATGTCGTTGGTGAGCTCTTGCTCGCTGGCGCCCTCGGCGGCGGTGCGGACGATGACGCCGGCGTCTTCCGGCAGGTGGTCCTTCAGGACGCGCTTGAGGCGGTTGCGTTCAACGTCGGGCAGCTTGCGGGAGATGCCCGTCATGGAGCCGCCGGGGACGTACACCAGGTAGCGCCCCGGCAGGGAGATCTGGCTGGTCAGGCGGGCGCCCTTGTGGCCCACCGGGTCCTTGGAGACCTGCACCAGCACGGAGTCGCCGGACTTGAGCGCGTTCTCGATGCGGCGCGGCTGTCCGTTCAGGTGCGCGCCGTCCCAGTCCACTTCACCGGCGTACAGGACGGCGTTGCGGCCGCGGCCGATGTCGACGAAAGCGGCCTCCATGCTCGGGAGCACGTTCTGGACCTTGCCCAGGTAGACGTTGCCGATCAGCGAATCCTGCTGTGTCTTGGAGACAAAGTGCTCCGCCAGAATGCCGTCTTCGAGGACGCCGATCTGGATGCGGTCCTCATTTTGGCGAACCACCATGACCCGGTCCACGGATTCGCGGCGTGCAAGGAACTCGGCCTCGGTAATGACGGTGCGGCGGCGGCCGGAGTCGCGGGAATCGCGGCGGCGCTGCTTCTTGGCTTCCAGGCGGGTGGAGCCGCGCAGGCTGGTCACGCGGTTGGAGGCGCTCTGCGAGGATTCCACGGCCGTGCGCGGTGCCCTCACCTTCGTGACGGTGTTGGGCGGGTCCTCGTCGGTTCCGCCGGCCAGTTCCAGATCGGCGTCCCCGCGGCGGCGCCGACGCCGACGCCGGGAGGTGACACCGGCGGAATCCTCGGGGTGGTCCGCCTGCTCGTCTTCGTTGGAGCCGTCTCCCACGTCGTCGCCGGTCTCGGACGACTTATTGCGGCGGTTGCGGTTGCGCCCCCGGCCCCGGCGGTTTTCCTGAGTGTCCTCGGCGTCACCGGCGTCGCGCTCTTCCACCTGCTGGGCCGCGGCCTGGGGCGGGGTCGTCACGGCCAGGCTGAGGTCCGGGGCCAGGAACAGGGCGGAAACGCCGGCGCCCGGGGCCAGGAACGGCGAGTCCGCAGACGGCCGCGTGTTGGCCTCGGGCTCCGTCCCGGTGGTGGCGGCTGTGTGCCCGGCCGAGTCGTTCGAGGGTTCGCTGGCGTTCCTTGCAGCCGCATCGGCGGTGCCGGCGGTGCCGACGGTTTCAGCCGCATCGGCGGTGCCGGCGGTTTCAGCCGTGGCGGCACCGGAACCGTGCCCAAAGACCCCGGCGTCGGGTGTTGAAGCGTCATGGCCCGGGGCCTCCGATGTATCGGCGGCGGCTTCCCGCGGGGCCTTCCCGGCAGCCTTCGCTGCGGCCGGCCTGCGCCGGCTGCGCGTGGTCCTGGCGCCGAGGGAAGCTTCGTCCGCGGACGCTTCCATCGCGGCAGCCTGCGGCACAGGGGTTTCCTGGGCAGGGGCTGACTGGGCGGGCGCTTCCAGAACAGTGTCCGGGACTTCGCCCTCCGCTGCCGGGAGGGCCGCCGCGCCGGCCTTGGCGCGGCTGCGGCGGACCGGCGCCTTCCTCGCGGGCGCGGCTCCCCCGGCGGGGGCCGCTTCCCCGGCGGGGGCCGCTTCCACGGCCGCTGGCTCGGCTGCGCCGGCGGCGGGAGCGGCTACTGCGGCGGCGGGAGGCGCGGCAACCACCGGTGCGGTGCTGCTGTGCCCCAGGGAAAGTTCGCCCTGCACAGCTTCGGGGGCCGGAGCGGTAACGGGAGCCGTGGCGCGGCGGCGCGGGGCCCGCTTGGCGGGCGCCTTCTGCGCCGCTGCTGCGGTTTCACGTGTTGCCGATGGGGCTGCGGCGGGTGCGGAGTCGGCACCCGTGCCCAGCGGCCGGCCATTCACCGATTCAGCGGTCCCGTCGGTGGCGGCCAGTCCGTCCAAGAGGTTGGGAAGGTCCTGCGCAGTCACCTTCTTCGCCCGGCTGCGCCGTGCGGGTGCGTTCTTGGCCGGGGCAGCGGCAGGTTCGGCAGCGGTCC
This genomic stretch from Arthrobacter dokdonellae harbors:
- a CDS encoding Rne/Rng family ribonuclease, whose protein sequence is MDKDQPSTESNETTAGSAAAGDASFGGPADGTTPASPKARRSRRATAKVTDTSAASAGVPSASRSAGAPSASRSEAAGSEAVLDISGGTAAEPAAAPAKNAPARRSRAKKVTAQDLPNLLDGLAATDGTAESVNGRPLGTGADSAPAAAPSATRETAAAAQKAPAKRAPRRRATAPVTAPAPEAVQGELSLGHSSTAPVVAAPPAAAVAAPAAGAAEPAAVEAAPAGEAAPAGGAAPARKAPVRRSRAKAGAAALPAAEGEVPDTVLEAPAQSAPAQETPVPQAAAMEASADEASLGARTTRSRRRPAAAKAAGKAPREAAADTSEAPGHDASTPDAGVFGHGSGAATAETAGTADAAETVGTAGTADAAARNASEPSNDSAGHTAATTGTEPEANTRPSADSPFLAPGAGVSALFLAPDLSLAVTTPPQAAAQQVEERDAGDAEDTQENRRGRGRNRNRRNKSSETGDDVGDGSNEDEQADHPEDSAGVTSRRRRRRRRGDADLELAGGTDEDPPNTVTKVRAPRTAVESSQSASNRVTSLRGSTRLEAKKQRRRDSRDSGRRRTVITEAEFLARRESVDRVMVVRQNEDRIQIGVLEDGILAEHFVSKTQQDSLIGNVYLGKVQNVLPSMEAAFVDIGRGRNAVLYAGEVDWDGAHLNGQPRRIENALKSGDSVLVQVSKDPVGHKGARLTSQISLPGRYLVYVPGGSMTGISRKLPDVERNRLKRVLKDHLPEDAGVIVRTAAEGASEQELTNDINRLRAQWEGINTRATSTKTLAPEMLYAEPDLTIKVVRDVFNEDFTKLIVAGEEAWDTIEAYVTYVAPDLLDRLEKWTKAEDIFGAHRIDEQISKALERKVFLPSGGSLVIDRTEAMTVVDVNTGKFTGSGGNLEETVTKNNLEAAEEVVRQLRLRDIGGIIVIDFIDMVLESNRDLVLRRLVECLGRDRTKHQVAEVTSLGLVQMTRKRMGTGLLEVFGEQCEACAGRGMVTHEIPVEHRRVHTVAAEQHHPQPGRNDHREAERTANRSTRSERKRNRNRSHPDGDHQDVHDHVEAPVIDEATEAERLQKATQARAALASIAAAAAAAHHEGPQAGRADAGQTDAGHAGAGHTGAGHADAGESAALETLPTSLGSTATVTLGGEAVALPRGHRHDDEAHRAEQAAALAGLSQALDQLAGPKNPAAPAQVHGTEPAAGTGGTSSQAAHDGHAGEAADRPRSRRPRRNRSARSAQGGADMSVDTSETAAGQGGTAHSSAAQPAVKPKAAAAKEAAPIIMLGVGVPASEL